Proteins from a genomic interval of Gordonia sp. SL306:
- a CDS encoding YihY/virulence factor BrkB family protein: MVGPAPPTVPQSARPPRRDSGPPPRRTPERPLDAEPLDAGQSGAPRRTDGPEPAGHDDPAVELPHPPGPPVLPNLHRLVWRTIKKSWDDGIVGWAAQAAFWQALSLPPLVLGILGSVGYIAGWFGPDTVEVIYERIIAFANRTFSDNVVSDIIKPTVDNVLGRGKVVVISAGFIISLWAGSSAVSCFVASIVRAHDQHQVRNPVWQRFFALFLYVGFLIIAVFLLPLVALGPNYLHEIVPESWDPIVTHLIDYGYFPFVAALMLIVLTTLYHLALPNPLPWHRLVGGAVVAGVFFWIASYILRIYLTAITRAGYTYGALATPIAFLLFTFFLGFAIVVGAEFNAAVQSLWPAKPAASTQVRDWVSSQTSDITGQLKTLPDRLSSGPIRRGRSSGDPGSGHDQPIRARPTRARPPDDGPVA; this comes from the coding sequence ATCGTCGGCCCCGCGCCGCCCACCGTCCCCCAGTCGGCCCGGCCGCCGCGTCGGGATTCCGGGCCTCCACCACGACGGACCCCCGAACGTCCACTCGACGCGGAGCCACTCGACGCCGGACAGAGCGGTGCACCCCGGCGCACCGATGGGCCGGAGCCGGCCGGCCACGATGACCCGGCCGTCGAGCTCCCGCACCCGCCCGGCCCGCCGGTGCTGCCCAATCTGCACCGGTTGGTGTGGCGGACCATCAAGAAGTCCTGGGACGACGGCATCGTCGGTTGGGCCGCCCAGGCCGCCTTCTGGCAGGCCCTCTCGCTGCCACCGCTGGTACTCGGGATCCTCGGGAGCGTCGGCTACATCGCCGGATGGTTCGGCCCCGACACCGTCGAGGTGATCTACGAGCGCATCATCGCGTTCGCCAACCGCACCTTCTCCGACAACGTCGTCAGCGACATCATCAAACCCACCGTCGACAACGTCCTCGGGCGCGGGAAGGTCGTGGTGATCTCGGCGGGCTTCATCATCTCCCTGTGGGCCGGCTCGTCGGCGGTCTCCTGCTTCGTCGCGTCGATCGTGCGAGCCCACGACCAGCACCAGGTACGAAACCCCGTGTGGCAGCGCTTCTTCGCCTTGTTCCTCTACGTGGGGTTCCTGATCATCGCGGTGTTCCTGCTGCCACTGGTCGCGCTCGGTCCGAACTATCTGCACGAGATCGTGCCCGAATCCTGGGATCCGATCGTCACCCATCTGATCGACTACGGCTACTTCCCGTTCGTCGCGGCGCTGATGCTGATCGTGCTCACCACGCTCTACCACCTGGCGCTGCCCAATCCGCTGCCCTGGCATCGCCTGGTCGGCGGCGCCGTGGTGGCCGGCGTGTTCTTCTGGATCGCGAGCTACATCCTGCGCATCTACCTGACCGCGATCACCCGGGCGGGCTACACCTACGGCGCGCTGGCGACCCCGATCGCGTTCCTGCTGTTCACGTTCTTCCTGGGATTCGCGATCGTCGTCGGTGCCGAGTTCAACGCCGCGGTCCAGTCGCTGTGGCCCGCAAAGCCTGCCGCGTCTACCCAGGTGCGCGACTGGGTGTCGTCGCAGACCTCCGACATCACCGGTCAGCTCAAGACACTGCCCGACCGCCTGTCCTCCGGACCGATCCGGCGTGGCCGGTCCTCCGGCGATCCCGGCAGCGGGCACGATCAGCCGATACGTGCACGACCCACCCGCGCACGTCCGCCCGACGACGGTCCGGTCGCGTGA
- a CDS encoding DEAD/DEAH box helicase codes for MTGVRSSAGVTSAAHDDPPADEVPVPADPALRAWQRRALTKYLTRRPQDFLAVATPGAGKTTFGLRVARELLDDRTVDQIAVVAPTEHLKHQWAEAAARVGIALDSRFSNSTGQTSSDYHGVVLTYAQVAAHPTRHRVRTENRRTLVILDEIHHGGDAKSWGDAIREAFSDATRRLALTGTPFRSDDSPIPFVTYEPEAGGVLRSKADHTYGYADALADGVVRPVVFLAYSGQASWRTSAGEEFTARLGEPLSQEHTARAWRTALDPHGDWIPAVLEGAHTRLRQLRAGGIPDAGGLVIATDQTTARDYAELLTAITGKRPTIVLSDDPKSSSRIAEFSASDDEWMVAVRMVSEGVDVPRLAVGVYATSASTPLYFAQAIGRFVRSRRPGETASVFLPSVPVLLGLASEMEAQRDHVLGKPHRESDGLDDALLIDANKQKDEPGEDEKAFESLHADAELDQVIFDGASFGTATFAGSDEESDYLGLPGLLDADQVRALLRKRQAEQVSDRTAAAAVDSPAPTPTPRPAGENLHALRKELNGLVAMHHHRTGKPHGMVHNELRTRLGGPPTAMASADQLRERIAALREWR; via the coding sequence ATGACAGGTGTCAGGAGCAGTGCAGGAGTGACTTCAGCAGCCCACGACGACCCGCCCGCCGACGAGGTGCCAGTCCCGGCAGACCCGGCGCTGCGCGCCTGGCAGCGGCGCGCACTGACGAAGTACCTGACACGCCGTCCGCAGGACTTTCTCGCGGTTGCCACACCCGGCGCAGGCAAGACGACCTTCGGGCTCCGGGTGGCGCGCGAACTGCTCGACGACCGTACGGTCGACCAGATCGCCGTCGTCGCGCCGACGGAACATCTCAAGCACCAGTGGGCCGAGGCGGCCGCCCGGGTGGGAATCGCCCTGGACTCGCGGTTCAGCAACTCGACCGGCCAGACCAGTTCGGATTACCACGGGGTCGTTCTCACCTATGCGCAGGTCGCGGCCCATCCGACTCGCCATCGTGTGCGGACCGAGAACCGGCGGACCCTGGTGATCCTGGACGAGATCCACCACGGCGGTGACGCCAAATCGTGGGGCGACGCGATCCGCGAGGCATTCTCCGATGCGACACGGCGTCTGGCATTGACCGGAACGCCGTTCCGCTCAGACGACTCGCCTATCCCGTTCGTCACCTACGAACCCGAAGCGGGCGGGGTGTTGCGATCGAAGGCCGACCACACCTACGGCTATGCCGACGCGCTCGCCGACGGAGTGGTCCGTCCGGTGGTCTTCCTCGCCTACAGCGGACAGGCCAGCTGGCGAACCAGCGCAGGCGAGGAGTTCACGGCGCGCCTGGGCGAGCCGCTGTCCCAGGAGCACACCGCGCGGGCCTGGCGGACCGCCCTCGACCCACACGGCGATTGGATTCCCGCTGTCCTCGAGGGCGCGCACACGCGCCTGCGCCAACTGCGTGCCGGCGGTATCCCCGATGCGGGTGGCCTGGTCATCGCCACGGATCAGACGACCGCCCGTGACTACGCCGAGCTGCTCACGGCGATCACCGGGAAGCGGCCGACCATCGTGCTCTCCGACGATCCCAAGTCGTCGTCGCGCATCGCCGAGTTCTCGGCATCGGACGACGAGTGGATGGTCGCGGTGCGCATGGTGTCCGAAGGCGTCGACGTGCCGCGTCTCGCGGTCGGTGTCTACGCCACCAGCGCCTCGACACCGCTGTATTTCGCACAGGCGATCGGTCGCTTCGTGCGTTCGCGGCGACCGGGGGAGACCGCCAGTGTCTTCCTGCCGTCGGTGCCGGTACTCCTGGGCCTCGCGAGCGAGATGGAGGCCCAGCGCGACCATGTGCTGGGCAAACCACACCGCGAGAGTGACGGTCTCGACGACGCGCTGCTGATCGATGCGAACAAGCAGAAGGACGAGCCCGGCGAGGACGAGAAGGCGTTCGAGTCGCTCCACGCCGACGCCGAACTCGATCAGGTGATCTTCGACGGTGCGTCGTTCGGCACGGCGACCTTCGCGGGCAGCGACGAGGAATCCGATTACCTGGGGCTCCCGGGCCTGCTCGACGCCGATCAGGTCCGTGCGCTGCTCCGTAAGCGGCAGGCCGAGCAAGTGTCTGATCGGACGGCCGCGGCAGCCGTGGACTCACCTGCACCCACGCCGACCCCCCGTCCCGCGGGGGAGAACCTGCACGCGTTGCGCAAGGAGCTCAACGGGCTGGTCGCGATGCACCACCACCGGACGGGCAAGCCGCACGGGATGGTGCACAACGAGCTGCGTACCCGACTCGGCGGGCCCCCGACGGCCATGGCCAGTGCCGATCAGCTGCGTGAACGGATAGCTGCGCTGCGCGAGTGGCGCTGA
- a CDS encoding DUF7455 domain-containing protein: MSDTATTSPISMPLTAADRCDRCGAAAKVRAVLPAGGELLFCRHHFNEHEAKLVELSATVVESASELV, from the coding sequence ATGTCAGACACCGCCACCACATCCCCGATCTCCATGCCGCTCACTGCTGCCGACCGCTGTGACCGCTGCGGCGCAGCCGCCAAGGTTCGGGCGGTACTGCCTGCGGGCGGAGAGCTTCTCTTCTGCCGTCATCACTTCAACGAGCACGAGGCGAAGCTCGTCGAGCTGTCCGCCACGGTCGTGGAGTCCGCGAGCGAATTGGTCTGA
- a CDS encoding sulfite exporter TauE/SafE family protein, with protein MRTIVLIGLVGLAAQLVDGSLGMAYGVTTTTLLLAVGTNPAAASATVHLAEIGTTLVSGISHWRFGNVDWKVVRRIAIPGAIGAFLGATVLSKLSTEAAAPLMAIILLLLGIYILARFTLQGIPRHHLGKPLRKRFLSPLGLIAGFVDATGGGGWGPVGTPAILASGRLEPRKVIGSIDTSEFIIAVAASLGFLFSLGSQGINFAWVGAILVGGVIAAPIAAWLVRHIPPRLLGASVGGLIVLTNTRSLLRSDLVDVPSAAQTAIYVVVVAVWAAAFAYSLREYLRDRENESSDAISRAREEREVEVTPAGVESVSPAG; from the coding sequence ATGCGAACCATCGTTCTGATCGGCCTCGTGGGCCTCGCCGCACAACTCGTCGACGGCAGCCTCGGTATGGCCTACGGCGTCACCACCACCACGCTGCTCCTCGCCGTCGGCACCAATCCGGCCGCGGCGTCGGCCACCGTCCACCTCGCCGAGATCGGGACCACTCTGGTGTCCGGGATCTCCCACTGGCGCTTCGGCAACGTCGACTGGAAGGTGGTCCGACGGATCGCGATCCCCGGAGCCATCGGCGCCTTCCTGGGGGCGACAGTGCTGTCGAAACTGTCGACCGAAGCCGCCGCACCGCTGATGGCGATCATCCTGTTGCTCCTGGGCATCTACATCCTGGCCCGCTTCACCCTGCAGGGCATCCCCCGCCATCACCTCGGCAAGCCGCTGCGCAAACGCTTCCTCTCCCCTCTCGGCCTCATCGCCGGATTCGTCGACGCCACCGGAGGCGGCGGTTGGGGGCCGGTCGGCACGCCGGCGATCCTCGCCAGTGGCCGACTCGAGCCGCGCAAGGTCATCGGTTCGATCGACACCAGCGAGTTCATCATCGCGGTCGCCGCGAGCCTGGGCTTCCTGTTCAGCCTCGGATCGCAGGGCATCAATTTCGCGTGGGTCGGTGCGATCCTGGTCGGCGGCGTCATCGCCGCTCCCATCGCGGCCTGGCTGGTGCGCCACATCCCGCCGCGGTTGCTCGGCGCGTCGGTCGGCGGCCTGATCGTTCTCACCAACACCCGCTCGTTGCTGCGCAGCGACCTCGTCGACGTCCCGTCCGCAGCACAGACGGCCATTTACGTGGTCGTCGTCGCCGTCTGGGCTGCCGCGTTCGCCTATTCGCTGCGCGAGTACCTGCGCGACCGCGAGAACGAGTCCTCGGACGCGATCAGCCGGGCGCGCGAAGAACGTGAGGTCGAGGTGACACCGGCCGGAGTCGAGTCCGTGTCACCCGCGGGCTGA
- a CDS encoding DUF952 domain-containing protein, whose translation MTGPDESHVAVDDDRPRLLVHLCTRDEWDTARHTGHREPPSLTDAGFVHLSDPGQVHLPANRLFGGRDDLVLLVVDSTRLDAPVVWEPGMPDDPEGMRFPHLYGALPAHAVVEVRTYRPDGAGTFLPPSI comes from the coding sequence ATGACCGGACCCGATGAATCACACGTCGCCGTCGACGACGACCGGCCGCGACTCCTCGTGCATCTGTGCACACGCGACGAATGGGACACCGCGCGGCACACCGGCCACCGTGAGCCGCCATCGCTCACCGATGCCGGGTTCGTCCACTTGTCCGATCCCGGACAGGTACACCTGCCGGCGAACCGACTGTTCGGGGGGCGCGACGACCTCGTGCTGCTCGTCGTCGACAGCACCCGGCTGGACGCACCCGTCGTGTGGGAACCCGGGATGCCGGACGATCCCGAGGGTATGCGTTTTCCACATCTCTACGGCGCACTGCCCGCCCACGCGGTGGTCGAGGTGCGCACCTACCGTCCGGACGGTGCCGGTACGTTTCTGCCGCCGTCGATCTGA
- a CDS encoding RNA polymerase sigma factor, with the protein MAATQTRQADVDDSTDATTATENAPAKRPAKKAAKKAPARKATAKKAAKKAPAKRGAKKATKPSDADGVESTEDADDTGTIDDIDAPDGELDEDVEIDDIAVDDDDDDDDSPDSEDAETDDAETTVVVPAAAGAAKPAAAKSKQVPEEKERTAGDFVWDEDESEALRQARKDAELTASADSVRAYLKQIGKVALLNAEEEVELAKRIEAGLFATERLRRLVDSGDKISTASKRDLNWISRDGNRAKNHLLEANLRLVVSLAKRYTGRGMAFLDLIQEGNLGLIRAVEKFDYTKGYKFSTYATWWIRQAITRAMADQARTIRIPVHMVEVINKLGRIQRELLQDLGREPTPEELAKEMDITPEKVLEIQQYAREPISLDQTIGDEGDSQLGDFIEDSEAVVAVDAVSFTLLQDQLQSVLETLSEREAGVVRLRFGLTDGQPRTLDEIGQVYGVTRERIRQIESKTMSKLRHPSRSQVLRDYLD; encoded by the coding sequence GTGGCAGCCACCCAGACCCGCCAGGCCGACGTCGACGATTCGACAGACGCGACGACCGCCACGGAGAACGCGCCGGCCAAGCGACCCGCAAAGAAAGCGGCCAAGAAGGCGCCCGCTCGCAAGGCAACCGCCAAGAAGGCGGCAAAGAAGGCCCCTGCGAAGCGCGGAGCCAAGAAGGCCACCAAACCGTCGGATGCCGACGGTGTCGAGTCGACCGAGGACGCCGACGACACCGGCACGATCGACGACATCGACGCCCCCGACGGCGAGCTCGACGAGGATGTCGAGATCGACGACATCGCCGTCGACGATGATGACGACGACGACGACTCGCCCGACAGCGAGGACGCCGAGACCGATGACGCCGAGACGACCGTGGTGGTCCCGGCAGCAGCAGGCGCAGCCAAGCCTGCCGCTGCCAAGAGCAAACAGGTCCCGGAAGAGAAAGAACGAACGGCAGGCGACTTCGTCTGGGACGAGGACGAGTCAGAGGCGCTCCGTCAGGCGCGCAAGGATGCCGAGCTCACCGCATCGGCCGACTCGGTCCGCGCCTACCTCAAGCAGATCGGCAAGGTCGCCCTCCTCAACGCGGAGGAGGAGGTCGAGCTCGCCAAGCGCATCGAGGCAGGTCTCTTCGCCACCGAGCGACTGCGCAGGCTCGTCGATTCCGGCGACAAGATCAGCACGGCGTCCAAGCGTGATCTGAACTGGATCTCCCGGGACGGCAACCGCGCCAAGAACCACCTGCTCGAGGCGAACCTCCGTCTGGTCGTCTCCCTGGCCAAGCGCTACACCGGCCGCGGAATGGCGTTCCTGGACCTCATCCAGGAGGGCAACCTCGGTCTGATCCGTGCGGTCGAGAAGTTCGACTACACCAAGGGCTACAAGTTCTCCACGTACGCGACCTGGTGGATCCGTCAGGCGATCACCCGCGCGATGGCCGACCAGGCACGCACCATCCGCATCCCGGTCCACATGGTCGAGGTCATCAACAAGCTGGGCCGTATCCAGCGCGAGCTGCTCCAGGACCTGGGCCGCGAGCCCACTCCCGAGGAGCTCGCCAAGGAGATGGACATCACGCCCGAGAAGGTGCTGGAGATCCAGCAGTACGCGCGTGAGCCGATCTCGTTGGATCAGACCATCGGCGACGAGGGCGACAGCCAACTCGGCGACTTCATCGAGGATTCCGAGGCCGTCGTCGCGGTCGACGCGGTGAGCTTCACCCTGCTGCAGGATCAGCTGCAGTCGGTGCTCGAGACGCTCTCCGAACGCGAGGCCGGCGTGGTACGCCTGCGCTTCGGGCTGACCGACGGTCAGCCGCGCACCCTCGACGAGATCGGGCAGGTGTACGGCGTCACCCGCGAGCGCATCCGTCAGATCGAGTCTAAGACGATGTCGAAGTTGCGGCACCCCTCGCGTTCGCAGGTGCTGCGCGACTATCTCGACTAG
- the ppgK gene encoding polyphosphate--glucose phosphotransferase: MTDAEVASTAQPGANLGFGVDVGGSGIKGGVVDLDTGLLVGDRFKVLTPQPSTPDAVAGAVAEVVGHFDWTGPVGITLPGVITDSTMRTAANIDKGWIGTDVYELFSSALSGRTVSVLNDADAAGMAEDRHGGGADVDGVVMLLTLGTGIGTAILINGTLVPNTELGHMIIDGKEAEHRASSKVKEDKGWTYEKWAHKLSHVLEAYEALLWPKLFIVGGGISRKSDKWIPHLTNKTPVVPATLLNTAGIVGAAMAVDAGLRT; the protein is encoded by the coding sequence ATGACCGACGCCGAGGTAGCGAGCACCGCCCAACCGGGAGCCAATCTCGGATTCGGAGTCGACGTCGGCGGTTCCGGGATCAAGGGCGGGGTCGTCGACCTCGACACCGGATTGCTCGTCGGCGACCGGTTCAAGGTGCTGACCCCGCAACCGTCCACCCCCGACGCCGTCGCCGGCGCTGTCGCCGAGGTGGTCGGTCACTTCGATTGGACCGGACCGGTCGGGATCACGCTGCCCGGCGTGATCACCGACAGCACGATGCGCACCGCCGCCAACATCGACAAGGGCTGGATCGGCACGGACGTGTACGAACTCTTCAGTTCCGCGTTGTCGGGCCGGACCGTCTCCGTCCTGAACGACGCCGACGCGGCCGGGATGGCCGAGGACCGCCACGGCGGTGGCGCAGACGTCGACGGTGTGGTCATGCTGCTCACCCTGGGCACCGGCATCGGCACCGCCATCCTCATCAACGGCACCCTGGTCCCCAACACGGAGCTCGGCCACATGATCATCGACGGCAAGGAGGCCGAGCACCGGGCGTCGTCGAAGGTCAAGGAGGACAAGGGGTGGACCTACGAGAAGTGGGCACACAAGCTCTCACATGTCCTCGAGGCATACGAGGCACTGCTGTGGCCGAAGCTCTTCATCGTCGGCGGCGGGATCAGCCGCAAGTCCGACAAATGGATCCCCCACCTGACCAACAAGACGCCCGTGGTGCCGGCCACCCTGCTCAACACCGCGGGTATCGTGGGTGCGGCGATGGCTGTCGATGCCGGCCTTCGCACCTAG
- a CDS encoding inositol monophosphatase family protein — MTDHSGPEVLERVAIDVAQRAADHVRRRRPELFGPGPGHDPHAVRADADDPDEDAAPVSTKSTPTDPVTLADTETEQLIRSELRSRRPGDEILGEEAGGTVDVPSGVRWVVDPIDGTVNFMYGIPAYAVSVAAQIDGRSVAGAVVDVARAVTYSAALDAGAWVDAGDGRIKLSCNPIGRLDLALVATGFSYDASRRATQGAIIAELLPQVRDIRRVGAAALDLCMVASGAVDAHFEHGLSPWDWAAGGLIAAEAGARVYMPPPDSRSGDGHPTIAVAPGIADEFLRLLDGLGARSMMPSA; from the coding sequence GTGACCGATCATTCCGGGCCAGAGGTCCTCGAGCGCGTCGCGATCGACGTGGCGCAGCGTGCGGCCGACCATGTGCGACGACGCCGCCCGGAGCTGTTCGGTCCGGGACCGGGCCACGATCCCCACGCGGTGCGCGCGGACGCGGACGACCCGGACGAGGACGCGGCGCCCGTCAGCACCAAGTCGACCCCGACCGATCCGGTGACCCTCGCCGACACCGAGACCGAGCAGCTGATCCGCTCGGAGCTGCGGTCCCGGCGCCCGGGGGACGAGATCCTCGGAGAGGAGGCCGGTGGCACCGTGGACGTGCCGTCCGGGGTGCGGTGGGTGGTCGATCCGATCGACGGCACGGTGAACTTCATGTACGGCATCCCTGCTTACGCCGTCTCCGTCGCGGCGCAGATCGACGGCAGGTCGGTGGCCGGTGCCGTGGTCGACGTGGCTCGCGCCGTCACGTACTCGGCCGCGCTCGACGCCGGCGCCTGGGTGGATGCCGGTGACGGGCGGATCAAGCTGTCCTGCAACCCGATCGGTCGCCTCGATCTGGCGCTGGTGGCCACCGGTTTCTCCTACGACGCGAGTCGACGGGCCACCCAGGGCGCGATCATCGCGGAACTGCTCCCGCAGGTGCGTGACATCCGCCGGGTCGGTGCCGCCGCGCTCGATCTGTGCATGGTGGCGAGCGGTGCGGTGGACGCGCATTTCGAACACGGGCTCAGTCCGTGGGACTGGGCCGCCGGTGGGCTGATCGCGGCCGAGGCAGGCGCGCGGGTGTACATGCCGCCCCCGGACTCGCGTTCGGGCGACGGCCATCCGACGATCGCGGTGGCGCCGGGAATAGCGGACGAATTCCTACGACTGCTCGACGGCCTCGGGGCACGAAGCATGATGCCGTCGGCCTGA
- the cei gene encoding envelope integrity protein Cei, which produces MVSQLTSGSSVDARGRPFRRRRTRPAIIVAVVLLVAGLITWAVALADSGPVAVPTNCNQPTPASAEPSAAAAAPDPGLPAPSAAPATVAPANRDEMLAVTPAALSTFQVRVLNASSQRGAARSVSDDLTAQGFNPVPDNPYGDDTVYTNQDLSCYAQIRFGPAGKASAAAVWLAIPCAQLVDDGRQGTGVDVALGKYYEGREQSQDAQAALEALRSADPKDPRTGADPTLVKAVHSASC; this is translated from the coding sequence GTGGTGTCGCAGCTAACATCGGGGTCTTCGGTCGACGCGAGAGGTCGGCCGTTCCGTCGTCGCCGAACGCGCCCGGCGATCATCGTCGCCGTCGTGTTGCTGGTCGCAGGTCTGATCACCTGGGCGGTCGCGCTCGCCGATTCCGGTCCGGTGGCCGTGCCGACCAACTGCAACCAGCCGACTCCGGCATCCGCCGAACCCTCCGCCGCCGCGGCCGCTCCGGATCCCGGGCTGCCCGCGCCTTCCGCGGCGCCCGCGACGGTTGCCCCGGCCAACCGCGACGAGATGCTGGCCGTCACCCCGGCCGCCTTGTCGACGTTCCAGGTCCGGGTGCTCAATGCATCGTCGCAACGCGGCGCGGCGCGATCGGTCTCCGACGACCTGACCGCCCAGGGTTTCAATCCGGTCCCCGACAACCCGTATGGCGACGACACCGTCTACACCAACCAGGACCTGTCCTGCTACGCACAGATCCGCTTCGGTCCGGCGGGCAAGGCGAGCGCCGCCGCGGTCTGGCTGGCCATCCCGTGTGCCCAGCTCGTCGACGACGGACGCCAGGGCACCGGCGTCGACGTCGCGCTGGGCAAGTACTACGAGGGCCGCGAGCAATCGCAGGATGCACAGGCCGCCCTCGAGGCGCTGCGATCGGCCGATCCGAAGGACCCGCGCACCGGCGCCGACCCGACGCTGGTCAAAGCCGTCCACTCGGCGTCCTGCTGA
- a CDS encoding DUF4193 domain-containing protein produces the protein MATDYDAPRRTETEDISEDSLEELKARRSEAQSSAVDVDESDTAESFELPGADLSGEELSVRVIPKQADEFTCTSCFLVYHRSRLARENGNSMICVDCA, from the coding sequence ATGGCTACTGATTACGATGCGCCACGACGCACAGAGACCGAGGACATCAGCGAGGACTCCCTCGAGGAGTTGAAAGCGCGACGCAGCGAAGCCCAGTCCTCGGCCGTCGATGTCGACGAGAGCGACACCGCCGAATCGTTCGAGCTGCCCGGTGCGGATCTCTCGGGCGAGGAACTGTCGGTCCGGGTGATCCCCAAGCAGGCCGACGAGTTCACTTGTACGAGCTGCTTTCTCGTCTACCACCGCAGCCGGCTCGCCCGCGAGAACGGCAATTCGATGATCTGCGTGGACTGCGCCTGA
- a CDS encoding DUF3093 domain-containing protein, with amino-acid sequence MTPPASPENPADSSSGDDHPGVPGDADRSAGEGNSGSDRFHERLHVPWWWWVAAAVVTGVLGYEIQLSAHRAAWSVVGYVAVGLLCAWMLWSLGRASVRVTPDRELHAGRARLPRAVIARGATVPATAKSAALGRQLDPAAFLMHKAWVKTMVLLVLDDPDDPTPYWLVSTRDPSALLAALDLPDAAAEAGIAD; translated from the coding sequence GTGACTCCTCCAGCATCACCTGAGAATCCGGCCGATTCGTCGTCCGGCGACGATCATCCCGGCGTCCCCGGCGACGCAGACCGATCGGCGGGAGAAGGCAACTCGGGTTCCGACCGCTTCCATGAACGCCTCCACGTGCCGTGGTGGTGGTGGGTGGCCGCAGCGGTCGTGACAGGGGTACTGGGCTACGAGATCCAGCTGTCGGCACACCGCGCGGCGTGGAGCGTGGTGGGCTACGTGGCGGTCGGATTGCTGTGCGCGTGGATGCTGTGGTCGCTCGGCCGCGCGTCGGTCCGGGTGACCCCGGATCGTGAACTCCATGCCGGTCGAGCCCGCCTACCGCGGGCGGTCATCGCTCGCGGGGCGACCGTGCCCGCGACGGCGAAGAGTGCAGCACTGGGTCGCCAGCTCGATCCGGCCGCATTCCTCATGCACAAGGCATGGGTCAAGACGATGGTCCTGCTGGTGCTCGACGATCCCGATGACCCGACACCGTATTGGCTCGTGTCCACCCGGGATCCGTCGGCGTTGCTGGCCGCTCTCGACCTACCCGATGCGGCAGCCGAGGCGGGTATCGCCGACTGA
- the dut gene encoding dUTP diphosphatase, producing MTPKSSTAASDRPDPIGSLRVRRLDPDIPLPTRAHPGDAGVDLCSTIDLELPPGRRQLVGTGLAVALPVGTVGLVHPRSGLAARAGLSIVNSPGTIDAGYRGEIKVCLINLDPDESISIARGDRIAQLLVQRVELPELVEVDELDDTSRGGGGYGSSGGHAVLAEAAPEIDGDSGP from the coding sequence GTGACGCCGAAATCCTCCACCGCGGCATCTGACCGACCCGACCCGATCGGGTCGCTGCGGGTCCGCCGACTCGACCCGGACATCCCGTTGCCCACCCGCGCACATCCCGGCGACGCGGGTGTCGACCTGTGTTCGACCATCGACCTCGAACTGCCGCCCGGTCGTCGCCAGCTGGTCGGGACGGGCCTTGCCGTGGCCCTGCCCGTCGGCACAGTCGGGCTCGTTCATCCCAGGTCCGGGCTCGCCGCACGGGCCGGACTCTCGATCGTCAATTCGCCGGGCACGATCGACGCCGGGTATCGCGGGGAGATCAAGGTGTGTCTGATCAATCTCGACCCCGACGAATCGATCTCGATCGCCCGTGGGGACCGGATCGCCCAACTGCTCGTCCAGCGCGTCGAACTGCCGGAGCTGGTCGAGGTCGACGAACTCGACGACACGAGTCGCGGTGGCGGGGGGTATGGCTCCAGCGGTGGCCATGCGGTGCTGGCAGAGGCCGCTCCGGAGATCGACGGGGATTCGGGTCCTTGA